The sequence below is a genomic window from Dyadobacter chenwenxiniae.
TTTTGGGGGTTTGCAGATAGCCCGTGTTGGTATTAAATTGAACGTTGGTTTTAATCCGCAGAGATCAGGTATTTTTATATCTTTGCCGTCCTTTTAAATTTTGACATTCTGAATTCGGAACATTATACATTGGAAAGAGTTAGCACACATAGAGAAGTAGACCAGATTTGGGATGCCTGCCTGAGAGTTATTCAGCAGCACATTCCGGATCAAAGTTTTAAGACATGGTTTGAACCGATACGGCCCTTAAAACTTTACGGTAAAGTGCTTACAATCCAGGTTCCGAGCCAGTTCTTCTATGAATGGCTGGAAGATAATTATGTTAATCTTTTAAGAAAGGCACTGGATTATGCGATAGGGCGAGACGGTTTATTGGAATATTCCATTATCGTAGACAAAGGCAATGATAAGCATCAGCCGCTTACGATGAATGTGTCAACCCCAAAATCCCCAAACTTTTCCAAGCCGGATAACTTCGTTACAGACCCGAGATTAGGTTCTAATCATAGAGATAAGGACCACGATTCGATGAACCTGGACACTTACCTGAATCCAAATTACTCATTTGATAATTTTATTGAGGGCGATTGCAACCGTCTGGCGCGTTCCGCAGGCTTTGCGGTGGCACAGCGTCCGGGGCTCACGTCGTTCAACCCACTGATGATGTATGGCGGGGTAGGGCTGGGCAAAACGCACCTTGTGCAGGCCATCGGGAACTACATTATGAACCACTTTGAAAATAAGCTGGTGCTTTATGTTTCTTCTGAAAAGTTTACCAACCAGTTTATCAACTCGATTAAAAACAACACGTTACAGGATTTTACCGATTTTTACATGAAGGTGGACGTGCTGGCAATTGACGACGTTCAGTTTTTATCGGGAAAGGAAAAAACGCAGGATACATTCTTCCATATCTTCAATCATCTGCACCAGCTGGGCAAGCAGATCATTATGACCAGTGACCGCCCGCCGCGTGAACTGCAAGGCTTGCAGGACAGGTTATTATCCAGATTTAAATGGGGATTAACTGCCGATTTACAGACGCCTGATTTTGAGACGCGGATTGCTATTATTCAGAAAAAAATCCAATCCGAGGGTATCTCCATTGATTATGATGTAATTGAATACATTGCACACAGTGTGAATTCCAATGTACGTGAGCTGGAAGGCGTGATCGTTTCGCTGATGGCGCAGGCTTCGCTGACCCGTCGCGAAATTGACGTGGAGCTGGCAAAAAATACATTGCGGAACATTGTAATGAATGAGGATAAGGAAGTAACCATTGACACCATTCAGGAAGTTATCGCTGATTTTTTCCAGGTTACCATTGCCGATCTCAAAAGCAAAAGCCGTAAGAAGGAAGTGGTTTATCCGCGCCAACTGGCTATGTTTCTGGCCAAAGAATATAC
It includes:
- the dnaA gene encoding chromosomal replication initiator protein DnaA, with the translated sequence MERVSTHREVDQIWDACLRVIQQHIPDQSFKTWFEPIRPLKLYGKVLTIQVPSQFFYEWLEDNYVNLLRKALDYAIGRDGLLEYSIIVDKGNDKHQPLTMNVSTPKSPNFSKPDNFVTDPRLGSNHRDKDHDSMNLDTYLNPNYSFDNFIEGDCNRLARSAGFAVAQRPGLTSFNPLMMYGGVGLGKTHLVQAIGNYIMNHFENKLVLYVSSEKFTNQFINSIKNNTLQDFTDFYMKVDVLAIDDVQFLSGKEKTQDTFFHIFNHLHQLGKQIIMTSDRPPRELQGLQDRLLSRFKWGLTADLQTPDFETRIAIIQKKIQSEGISIDYDVIEYIAHSVNSNVRELEGVIVSLMAQASLTRREIDVELAKNTLRNIVMNEDKEVTIDTIQEVIADFFQVTIADLKSKSRKKEVVYPRQLAMFLAKEYTDLPLKSIGYHFGGRDHSTVIHSIQSINLLMGETPDVEETLQKLRSYFK